The following nucleotide sequence is from Drosophila kikkawai strain 14028-0561.14 chromosome 2L, DkikHiC1v2, whole genome shotgun sequence.
GTTTGTTTTGTCCTGCTGATGCTCTCGGCCATTTGCTCTTTCCTCGTTTGCTTTCACTCGCCTGCCCCCCGACCTCATATTGCTCCGGGACGAGGGCTCCCACAGTGAAACTTTATTTCATTTCTGTCCCCTGTCCCCTGCCCCTGGAACGGACCCGACCCCTCGTCCCTCTGCCAGAAGAAAGTTTAAAATGTGTCAGTGTATTTTGCAGTATCCCTGAATGCTCGGAGCATGGCAGTTCGTTAAGTTATATGTTTTGGACACCGAaattgaaatgtcattagcaTATTTCTGGGTCAGTTCTTCATGTGGATAGACATCAGCTTTGTACTTGCTCGAGTGAGTACTGACCTTGGGCATAAGATacagtttaaactttaaaggtTAAGGCTAAACTAGGCGGTATGAAGGCAAACATAATCTCTTAAGCTTTCAATGCTTTTCCAATAAAAAATCCTTTAGGACATAAAAGCATTTTACATTACAAAGTTGGCAGCTGCTTTGGCCAAACTTCAGAACTCGACCACGGCACTCTGATGACCTATCCACAATCCGCAACCCCAATCCCAACTCACCCACTTTTCTTGCTACTTCTCTCAGCTTTTTCAGCTTTCCCTGCTCTTAGCAGAGCATTTTCCGAGTTTTCctctatttcttttttgtgttGCTTAGTTTGGCAAAAACACGCAGCGAccatttttcatattttaatttataaatttattataaagcCAACAGCACAGCGGCGGGGGGGCACCAGGAGGGGAGTGGGTAAGCCAACTCCTTTCCTGGAAGCCCGTTCGGGTGGGCTTAATAGCCGGCTCTCAACTGAGGAGCTCGATGTTCTGCGGTTTAGACCCGGCTACtttggcatttattttaaattatagttGGTAGTAATAACTAAAACGCAGAGCTCTGCCAGGCGGCGAGGAGGGTAACAGCTCTCGGTTGCCATGTACACAAAAATTATAGACATTTTCGGTGTGGAACTAGTCGTTGGGAGAAGAAGGCGTTGCCCGGGCCAGAGAAAGCGCATTTTTGATATGACATGAGCTGGGCAAAAAGTTTGgtttctaattaaatttactgCAAAACGAATGTAAATTCAACAGCTCCCGCCTGTTCGGCATAATTATGGAAATTCCATTTCAGGGCGGAGCCTCCTAGAGCAATCCAAGTGACAAGTGAGCACACATTTTTCGGTTGCACTAATTGAAAATTCCTGAACAGCCAAAGACTTTGAGCGCATAACTGGCAAGTTTGTCAAACACTCCAAGCAGTCGGCTTCCCTTAAATTAAACTAAGCAATTCCATAAAATCCCAATTGAACCAGCAGCTCCTTCACCTTGCACAGAAATACATGTTTTGGgttaatgaaatattattagGGGAAAGGGGAAAGGCCAGCTCCCAGCCACAATCCAAAAGCAATCATATGTCCATCAAGGAAaaacctttgtttttgttttttatgtttttgggGTCCGCCGAAAATAGAGAACGGAACTGAGGGCAAGTGGAAAAGCGTAATCGAGAAGCAAAGTGAAAATGAAGCCTTTACCGCGAAGACCCCCAACAAgcgaaacaaacaaaaattacaatGCTTAATTATGAAAAGTGTTTTTCTCCCATTTTCTAGCCACGACCCGGGCTCGGGCTCGGTCTCAGGCCCGGGGGCGGGAGCCAGAGATGTGGCGCACATGGAAAACATGGGTTAATGAGCGAGAATTATAATGAAGTATTCTTCGGGGCGAACAACCCTTGCGGCTCCGCTCCACGCATGTGGGTCAGTTAGCGGGTGGGGTCGGTATCCCAGGGGGGCTCTTCGAGGGGTGGTTCTAATGGGGCTAATCAAATATTTGACATTTACTTTGGTGGGCCAGCGTTTTCTTCATTAAAGTTGAagtgttgccagacttttgCAAACATTCCGTCACCATGACCGAACTTAAGGACAGTTGATTCGTTGATTCGAACTCtttaatttcctaaaaattaagttgagctttatgataattttaaatatattttaactaaGTTTTATCCAAGGATCTCTTCCACCAATCACAACTTTTAATCTGAATTCAATTGCAGATGAGAAGTTAGTACTTTGCCTGCATGAATTGTTTTGGTTATATAACGTATTATAGTATATGTGGcatgtatatttataaacagGACTTTGGTGCAGCGACGACAGGAACGATGAATGGCCGGCAGACTGTGAAACCGAACAACTGACCGGCAAAGAAGCGAAGTGAACTACGCACCACAGACccgataaatatttatttccagGAGTGCGTGCGTGCGGGTGCGAGTGTTCGTTAAGAATTTGCAGggcagacacacacatacgaTTAAATGCGTATGAAAATGTGCACACGCCCCGCAGGACCACGCCCTCCGCCTTCGTCACGCACATGAATGCCATTAGTTTCGTTGTCTCGTTGGGAGGATTCGTGAGGGAAGGGTTTTAAGCGGCAGATAATCGAATGAATTAAGGGTATGCGCCAAATGAATTATAGATTTATTCGTGATGATAAATCGGGCAAGGACTGGGGTTCTTTACGAAGGACATTCGTCATCGCAGACAAAACGGCTGATAAACTGAATCAGAatggtttatttaatttcatttacattcattttttacttataaatatataactagtcggtacaaataaatattttaaaaattaaattatacgAATTTAACTAATCCTTTGGTCAGTTGAGTCAAACTTAGTGAAAAATTTAACTTATCAATTTtgggtttttatatatatttaggaattattttaattgttataaatTCAGTTATAAAGTTCAGACAGtaattgtttacaaatattgtAAACTTTTGTGGCATTATCACAGTTCTTAAAAAAATCCAACAAATGTACAAAATTGTCGTCTCGAATGAccagggtttttttttcaagtgtggACCTCTATCTTTTTTCGGTAGGTCAGATTAACAGAACGTTTAGTGCGATAAGGAACCCGCTATCTATACGTGTTTGCTGAAAAGTTCTATGAAATAAACGAAATTTGTTGCGAAATGGGCTATCGCAACCTAGCACAACAAACTCAAACAATAATTCCTGCTTATCAGAGAATACTGTATTGTCATTGGGAGTCAGCGTCTAAACCAATCGAATATAAAGCGCTGCCTGCCAGCAGTCTTTAGCATTCTGCAGTAATCACTCGGTCATAATGGCAACGAATCGGTTTTTGTTCCTGGCAGTAGCCATCGTCGCGCTTATCGGTGGCACACAAAGTGCAAACATTCTGGGACTCTTCCCGAGCCTCAGTACCTCGCATTTGATCATTCAAATGTCCGCGGCTAAGGTGCTGGCGGAGAGGGGACACAATGTGACGGTGGTCACGGTCCTGAAGCCAGTGGTTACCCACAAGAGCATTAACGAGATCATAGTGCCCCTCACTAAGGAAGAGGCGCAGCAAATGAGCGACACCATCAAGGAGATGTCCAGGAgcgacaacagcaacatgGTGCTGTCCATGTTACGTATGTCGGGACAGATGGACTTCATGTTCAAGAAGATGGCGGAGGCTCTAAAGGACGACCGAGTGCGGGATCTGTACCTTAATAAGGGCAATAAGTTCGACTTGGTTCTGTCGGGCTACTTCATGAACGACTTTCAACTTGGATTCGCCAGGAAGGTGAATGCGCCCGTCATCATTGTGGCCACAATGCCCCCGAATCAGATGTTGAATCCATTTATCGGTAATCCCCTGGAGCTCTCTTATGTGCCTTCTATGGATGATTCTGTAGAGAAAGGAAAGGGTATGTCCTTCCGTCAGCGTATGAGCACTCTTGTCGCCAGTCTATCCTTCAGAGTACTTACGCACATTTTTGATAGAAATAATAGAAATTTGTACAAGTAAGTAATCCTTCAGAAGTGGAAATCTCCTAACTCTTAAGTAATACCGATTATTTTCCGTAGGGAGCTCTTTGCCGATGACCCCAACATGCCCGAACTCTCGGAAATGGTTAAAAATACATCAATGGTGTTCTTCGCCTCCCACGCGCTCAGTGAGGGGCCGATCCGACCTAACGTCCCGGCAGCCATTGAGATTGGAGGCATCCAGGTTAAGGACAAGCCAGATCCCCTTCCGCAAAATATGGCTGACTTCCTCGGCAACGCCACGGACGGAGCCATTCTCCTAAGTCTGGGCTCCAATGTAAAGGGCAGTCACATCAGACCTGACACGGTGACCAAGATGTTCAACGTCCTCTCGAAACTGAAGCAAAGGGTCATTTGGAAATGGGAAGACCTGGAGAAGACACCGGGGCAGTCTGACAACATCCTTTACTCCAAGTGGCTGCCGCAGGACGACATCCTCGCCCACCCGAAGATCAAACTGTTCATCAATCATGCCGGAAAGGGAGGCATTACAGAGGCCCAGTACCACGGCAAGCCGATGCTCTCCTTGCCCGTGTTTGGTGACCAGCCCGGAAATGCGGAGGGCATGGTCAAGAAGGGCTTTGGACTCACTCAGAGTCTCCTCACACTGGAGGAGCAGCCTTTCCAAGAGGCCATCCAGGAGATTTTGACGAATCCGAAGTACGCACAGAAGGTGGCCACCTTCTCTTCCCTCTATCGCGATCGTCCCATGTCCTCAAGGGAGTTGGTCGTCTACTGGTCGGAGTACGTCATTCGGCATCATGGAGCTGCCCACCTGCAGAGTCCCCTGGTTCACATGAACTTCATAGCCGCCAACAACTTGGATTTATATGCCTTGATCGCTGTTATACTTGTTATCGTCCTACTACTTTTCAAAGCGGTAGTTAAATATCTTTACAAAAGGTTTGTGTCAAAGTCCAAGAAGGCCAGTAAGCAGAAGCAGCACTAGAAGTCGTATAGTATTTAGTAAAACAACTATGTCATGTATGGCAAATACTCgttaattaaataaggaaaataaaataaattgtatttatttatacgcaacaattttactttattaatttattaaatcaaGTTATTAAGAGACTAAGCCGGCATTATTGCCATTGGCTGGATTGGTTTGTAAGTATCAGATTCGGCTTTGccagtttatttaataattatattatttaagagaAAATGTGGTTTAATTAGGGCTTTAGGCTTATTTAATCAATTGTCGAATGAACTGTTTGTGAGCGATTTAGTTGATCTTCTTTGACTAGCCGGTCTCACttcttttttctgtttttattgtcTGAGGCTGAAAAATAAAGTGCAAAGAAAAGCTTATTTAATTCTTCTAGCATTGAGTCATAAAAACGTTTTCGGTGAATATTGTGTGCGAATCGTATTGATGTTATTATCATATCATATATTTTAGATTGGTAGATAGCCTCAATCAATGCCTTTAACAGATAGGTCTTATCTCAATTTCAAAAAACGTTTTAATAGTGAACCTTATCGCTTAGAATACAGATTTCTTCCATATTATTAAGTTTTTTCTACAGAAATTCAAAGCCACAGCTTTAAAAACTTGTTTCATAAGAGTTGTTTCGGTGTTAGAAAGcctacatttttgtaaaaactTGTTATACTTGCAATCTATAAATATGTTGCCCGAAAACTTAAGAGCTCAT
It contains:
- the LOC108082754 gene encoding UDP-glycosyltransferase UGT5-like, with the protein product MATNRFLFLAVAIVALIGGTQSANILGLFPSLSTSHLIIQMSAAKVLAERGHNVTVVTVLKPVVTHKSINEIIVPLTKEEAQQMSDTIKEMSRSDNSNMVLSMLRMSGQMDFMFKKMAEALKDDRVRDLYLNKGNKFDLVLSGYFMNDFQLGFARKVNAPVIIVATMPPNQMLNPFIGNPLELSYVPSMDDSVEKGKGMSFRQRMSTLVASLSFRVLTHIFDRNNRNLYKELFADDPNMPELSEMVKNTSMVFFASHALSEGPIRPNVPAAIEIGGIQVKDKPDPLPQNMADFLGNATDGAILLSLGSNVKGSHIRPDTVTKMFNVLSKLKQRVIWKWEDLEKTPGQSDNILYSKWLPQDDILAHPKIKLFINHAGKGGITEAQYHGKPMLSLPVFGDQPGNAEGMVKKGFGLTQSLLTLEEQPFQEAIQEILTNPKYAQKVATFSSLYRDRPMSSRELVVYWSEYVIRHHGAAHLQSPLVHMNFIAANNLDLYALIAVILVIVLLLFKAVVKYLYKRFVSKSKKASKQKQH